In Carassius auratus strain Wakin unplaced genomic scaffold, ASM336829v1 scaf_tig00000876, whole genome shotgun sequence, the following proteins share a genomic window:
- the flnbb gene encoding filamin-B isoform X2 — protein MGDFKYSVTAAAINLADDAPWKKIQKNTFTRWCNEHLKSVELQISDLKFDLSDGLILISLLEVLSHKRMFRKYHTRPTFRQLKLDNVSVALEFLDHEKVRLVSIDSKAIVDGNLKLILGLVWTLIQHYSISTPVWEDEANESVSKLTPEMRLLGWIQNKVPELPITNFSQDWQDGKALGALVDGLAPGLCPDWESWDTVHRVSNTKEAMQQADDWLGVPQLIAPEEILDPAVDEQSVMTYLSLFPKARLKPGAPLKPKKVPKPKACRATGRGLQSKGIRVGQLAQFKVDTHKAGPGNLEVNIRDPNGKEVAVTQKDTHEGVYTFEYTPTATGDHTVEITWVGQHIAKSPFKVNVGSKAGPQKIRAWGPGLEGGTVGLSADFLVESVGADSGMLGFAIEGPSKAKIECDDRNDGSCLVRFWSTEAGEYAVHVMCDDEEIQDSPFMTSIRPKRKDFHPEKVTVEGPGVSQTGCIVNLQTKFTVDTRRAGEGELKVYAQRADGECVDVIVASEQSGVFVCSYIPSSLSKHTIAVAWGGVMVPGSPFIVTPRTIKITPCSPVWFKPDGSEVYYSDDEMDLDEDFPENVRPGGHGELVMNIISPSNIQADASKVRAHGPGLKEGFVGEQAEFIIDTSRAGSGRLAIRVDGPCEVTLQCLDNQDGTCTVFYLPKEHGMYNINVLFDNSYITGSPFQPVIKKPIDPSKVLATDLDLLQGRVGEPCIVNINCPMAGSGAPSVQAVSDSGVIVQTEVKENEDGTYTAVYVPLTGGVYTLLLKYGEKEVPFRKVMVNPKAYKSHVKVSRRGEKTPIGVVASDRETDTCQVVANGLGLQKGLTGHPNVFRVNARSSVGDLDITVEGPSECQVTCEDSDEGMYNVEYIPSVPGDYKVTITCGENHIPGSPFIASVKDVSSMQSGICVSTNTDTHGTEVPEIKYSGQGIYRSSPPPSVEDTDSFIDPQRPCGSSSPIQFQTLPSRDRNTENPSACGGDMAEVIVPGFKGGICGKTPQSFTIDCSSSGETPETVAVVRPDGSFELLEVTDSGDGTYTVVYLPTMDGCHLLMVKFTNDESFNRHFKFEVLPIDDTAQVDVSGPGLTSGVCAWRPQTFTFDCTCTRKVPQFVAIMTPDGLTETIEVEDNGDWTYTVNYTPSMEGLHSLMVKYAEDHSFCSPFHFHVLPVPNSDDKHCGGKCFRNGTAVLELGLEAQVCLNTPQTFTINGSSTGEPPETVAVVTPDGTIKLLNAKDNGDDTYLVSYSPSAEGSHSIMVKYTNDDSFRSLLRFHAIPSHSGSSVKDVLNKEERWSQEESVHAKAPHILANGCSVAPETVATMTANAPNRSIELADVMENKDRTCAPDMEGCNSVMDKYINEETLRSISEIPEDFTVGHTEPKICAPIPQSFKIGCSKSGKPPECALMISPNGKTELTEVKENADGTYSVKYSPNIEGLHSLMVKYVDDESYCNALRFHVLPVKDQHVSNATEVCGGQLKGDICAQTPRTFTTCCKTSEAPEIDPMKADGSTKLVKGLNNENKINAVKHTSSAEGLHSSAIRDPSEEDFQNHQPPSSCKPQGFQNKVEGRNLIPLGAINQAGFLSCDIVLPSDLSEGEITGEVITPSGKTAQPSVIDNKDGTIMLKFDPSEEGLHQLLIKSSRNDLPELPLQYYANSLPNRSTMAYGRGLVYGIADETATFTICQEDSATSELDITIEGPSEADVCCLDNEDGSCTVSYFPTEPGDYEIQIQNDDVPIRGSPFKSRIADGNVRRSQVKLGSAADFTLDITEDDISQLSASIMSPAGNNVPCLLRTQPDSHLGVSFIPRETGEHLVSIMKDGEHVSNSPISLSISQAEMGDSSKVKAFGPGLHTGHTFCTSEFVVDTWDAGYGGLTVVIEGPSKVDVHTEELEHGTCNISYCPIKAGNYKISIKFSDEHIPGSPFTAVVTDRGLMRENITYNQKAAPIASIGSECSLAFKVPGTDAETLSAYVHEPSGRPGEAVVVATGSDTYAVSFLAKEMGVYNVTVNIQDQTIPGWPLQYTVGPLGQGGCEKVQVWGQGLQKALASVPADFNIWSREAGAGTLSVSVEGPGKIELHFDDQLDGSCIVSYTAQEPGDYEVSVMFDEEHVSQSPFYVSVSAATDKSLTQGQNGSAIDHNQMCNSSERPSLLDMEINTTSDSSAEPVFLSDASKVICHGPGLSKGFLGRKNTFYVDCSKAGRNLLFVGMHGPTVPCERVSIIHVGGHQYRINYAVKERGKYILAVKWGDEHIPGSPFHITVL, from the exons ACAGTAAGGCCATAGTGGACGGGAACTTGAAGCTGATCCTGGGTCTAGTCTGGACCCTGATACAGCATTACTCCATCTCCACCCCAGTGTGGGAGGATGAGGCAAACGAATCAGTCTCCAAACTGACTCCAGAGATGAGGCTTCTGGGATGGATCCAAAACAAAGTCCCTGAGCTGCCCATAACTAACTTCAGCCAGGACTGGCAGGATGGCAAGGCCCTCGGTGCATTAGTGGATGGACTGGCACCAG GCTTGTGTCCTGACTGGGAGAGCTGGGACACGGTGCATCGGGTGAGTAACACTAAAGAAGCCATGCAGCAAGCTGATGATTGGCTTGGCGTTCCACAG CTCATAGCCCCAGAGGAGATTCTTGATCCAGCTGTGGATGAGCAGTCAGTGATGACATACCTCTCACTTTTCCCCAAAGCCAGACTGAAACCTGGAGCTCCACTCAAGCCAAAGAAAG tgcctAAACCCAAAGCCTGTCGTGCCACAGGACGGGGACTGCAGTCCAAAGGCATAAGAGTAGGTCAGCTGGCCCAGTTTAAGGTGGACACCCACAAAGCTGGGCCTGGAAATCTGGAGGTCAATATTAGAGACCCCA ATGGTAAGGAAGTGGCTGTTACTCAGAAGGACACACATGAAGGTGTATATACCTTTGAATATACACCCACTGCTACAGGAGATCACACAGTGGAGATCACTTGGGTTGGTCAGCACATTGCCAAGAG CCCATTTAAAGTCAATGTTGGTTCAAAAGCTGGGCCACAGAAGATCCGGGCATGGGGACCAGGACTGGAGGGAGGGACTGTGGGTTTGTCAGCTGATTTCTTAGTGGAATCCGTTGGTGCAGATTCGGGCATGCTGG GTTTTGCCATTGAAGGTCCATCTAAGGCAAAGATTGAGTGTGATGACCGTAATGATGGCTCCTGCCTTGTGCGGTTCTGGTCAACTGAGGCCGGTGAGTATGCTGTACACGTAATGTGTGATGATGAAGAAATCCAGGACAGTCCCTTCATGACCTCCATCAGACCTAAGAGAAAAGACTTCCACCCTGAAAAG GTGACAGTAGAAGGACCAGGTGTTTCCCAAACCGGCTGCATAGTGAACCTTCAAACCAAATTCACAGTAGATACCAGGCGAGCTGGTGAAGGAGAACTTAAAGTTTATGCTCAG AGAGCAGATGGAGAGTGTGTAGATGTCATTGTTGCTTCTGAACAATCTGGTGTCTTTGTCTGCTCCTACATCCCGTCATCTCTCTCCAAACACACCATTGCTGTGGCTTGGGGAGGAGTCATGGTTCCCGGGAGTCCTTTCATT GTGACACCTCGCACGATTAAGATTACACCATGTAGCCCAGTCTGGTTTAAACCAGATGGATCGGAAGTGTATTACTCTG ATGACGAGATGGACCTTGATGAAGACTTCCCAGAGAACGTACGGCCTGGAGGCCATGGAGAGCTTGTTATGAACATAATCAGCCCATCTAACATCCAAGCCGATGCCTCAAAG GTAAGAGCTCATGGTCCAGGCCTAAAAGAAGGTTTTGTTGGAGAACAGGCTGAGTTCATCATTGACACAAGCAGAGCAGGCAGTGGAAGACTTGCCATAAGAGTGGATGGACCCTGTGAAGTTACTCTCCAATGTCTGGACAATCAAGATGGCACTTGTACAGTGTTTTACCTTCCCAAAGAGCATGGGATGTATAATATAAATGTCCTTTTTGACAACTCTTACATAACTGGCTCTCCATTCCAGCCTGTTATAAAGAAGCCGATTGACCCCTCTAAGGTTTTGGCTACAGACCTTGATCTGCTACAGGGGAGAGTCGGTGAACCTTGCATTGTAAATATAAACTGCCCAATGGCAGGATCTGGAGCTCCATCTGTTCAGGCTGTCTCCGACTCAGGAGTCATTGTCCAAACCGAAGTGAAGGAGAATGAAGACGGCACCTACACAGCGGTTTATGTGCCTCTAACTGGAGGCGTATATACGCTGCTTCTGAAATATGGAGAAAAGGAGGTGCCTTTTCGTAAAGTTATGGTTAATCCAAAGGCCTACAAAAGCCATGTAAAAGTGAGCAGACGAGGTGAAAAGACCCCTATAG GCGTTGTGGCTAGTGATAGGGAAACTGATACATGTCAAGTTGTTGCAAATGGTTTGGGTCTCCAAAAGGGCCTGACTGGACATCCTAATGTATTTCGTGTAAATGCCAG ATCTTCAGTTGGTGATTTGGACATAACAGTGGAGGGTCCGTCTGAGTGTCAGGTGACATGTGAAGACAGCGATGAAGGCATGTATAATGTGGAATATATTCCTTCAGTGCCTGGTGACTATAAGGTCACCATTACCTGTGGAGAGAACCACATTCCAG GAAGTCCATTTATTGCATCAGTGAAAGATGTTTCAAGTATGCAGTCAGGGATCTGTGTATCTACAAATACTGATACTCATG GTACTGAAGTGCCAGAAATCAAATACAGTGGACAAGGGATTTACAGGTCAAGTCCACCTCCATCAGTGGAAGACACAGATTCCTTCATAGATCCTCAGAGACCTTGTGGAAGCAGCAG TCCCATCCAGTTCCAAACACTGCCTAGCCGTGACCGTAATACAGAGAATCCCTCAGCTTGTGGTGGGGATATGGCAGAGGTGATTGTTCCTGGTTTTAAAGGTGGAATCTGTGGTAAAACCCCTCAAAGTTTTACGATTGACTGCAGTAGCAGTGGAGAAACACCAGAGACTGTTGCTGTGGTGAGACCCGATG GTTCCTTCGAGCTTCTGGAGGTGACAGACAGTGGAGATGGCACTTATACTGTTGTCTATTTGCCCACCATGGATGGCTGTCATTTGTTAATGGTGAAATTCACAAATGATGAGAGCTTTAATCG acaTTTCAAGTTTGAAGTGTTGCCAATAGATGACACTGCTCAAGTTGATGTATCAGGTCCAGGTCTGACATCAGGGGTGTGTGCCTGGCGTCCTCAAACATTTACTTTTGACTGCACCTGCACAAGAAAAGTCCCACAGTTTGTTGCCATAATGACACCAGATG GCTTGACTGAGACGATAGAGGTTGAAGACAATGGCGATTGGACATACACTGTAAACTACACTCCTTCAATGGAAGGCCTTCATTCTCTGATGGTCAAATATGCTGAGGACCATTCCTTTTGCAG TCCTTTCCACTTTCATGTGTTGCCTGTGCCTAATTCTGATGATAAGCACTGTGGAGGTAAATGCTTTAGGAATGGTACTGCAGTTTTGGAATTGGGCTTAGAGGCACAAGTGTGTTTAAACACTCCTCAGACCTTCACAATCAATGGCAGTAGCACTGGCGAGCCGCCTGAGACTGTAGCTGTTGTTACACCTGATG GAACAATCAAGCTATTAAATGCAAAAGACAATGGAGATGACACATACTTGGTGTCATACTCCCCTTCTGCTGAAGGATCTCACTCAATTATGGTCAAATATACCAATGATGACTCCTTTAGAAG TCTTCTCAGGTTTCATGCAATACCTTCTCACTCTGGTAGCAGTGTTAAAGATGTCTTAAACAAAGAGGAGCGTTGGAGTCAGGAGGAAAGTGTCCACGCTAAAGCTCCTCATATACTTGCTAATGGCTGCAGTGTGGCACCAGAGACTGTCGCCACAATGACCGCTAATGCTCCCAACC GTTCAATCGAACTTGCAGATGTGATGGAAAACAAGGACAGAACTTGTGCACCGGATATGGAGGGCTGCAATTCTGTAATGGATAAATACATCAATGAAGAGACTTTAAGAAG CATCTCTGAGATCCCGGAAGACTTTACAGTTGGACATACAGAACCAAAGATTTGTGCTCCAATCCCTCAGTCGTTCAAAATCGGCTGCAGTAAATCTGGGAAGCCCCCTGAGTGTGCGCTGATGATCTCCCCCAACG GAAAGACTGAACTGACAGAGGTTAAAGAAAACGCAGATGGGACTTACTCTGTTAAATATTCTCCAAACATAGAAGGTCTTCATTCCTTGATGGTCAAATATGTTGATGATGAGTCATATTGCAA TGCTCTGAGATTCCATGTCCTGCCTGTAAAGGATCAACATGTATCCAATGCAACTGAGGTTTGTGGCGGACAATTAAAGGGAGATATCTGTGCTCAAACTCCTCGGACTTTCACAACTTGCTGCAAGACTAGCGAGGCCCCGGAGATTGACCCTATGAAAGCCGATG GCAGTACAAAACTTGTTAAAGGGTTAAATAATGAGAACAAGATCAATGCTGTAAAACACACATCCTCTGCTGAAGGCTTGCACTCCTCCGCTATCAGAGATCCCAGTGAGGAGGATTTTCAAAA TCACCAGCCGCCGTCATCATGCAAACCTCAAGGTTTTCAAAACAAG GTTGAGGGCAGAAATCTAATTCCTCTTGGAGCCATTAATCAAGCAGGGTTTCTATCATGTGATATAGTCTTGCCATCAGACTTAAGTGAAGGTGAAATTACAG GTGAGGTGATCACGCCGTCTGGAAAGACAGCACAGCCCAGCGTGATTGATAACAAAGACGGCACCATCATGCTAAAGTTTGATCCTTCAGAAGAGGGTCTTCACCAGCTACTTATTAAATCATCCAGAAATGATCTACCAG AACTTCCACTGCAGTATTATGCTAATAGTCTTCCTAATCGCAGCACTATGGCCTATGGACGTGGCCTTGTGTATGGAATTGCAGATGAGACTGCAACATTCACCATCTGTCAGGAAGATTCAGCCACGA GTGAGCTGGACATCACAATTGAGGGTCCATCTGAGGCAGATGTGTGCTGCTTGGACAATGAAGATGGCTCTTGTACTGTGAGCTACTTCCCAACTGAGCCTGGAGATTATGAGATCCAGATTCAAAATGATGACGTGCCTATCCGAGGTAGTCCCTTCAAGTCCAGAATTGCTG ATGGAAATGTGAGAAGGTCACAGGTAAAACTGGGCAGTGCGGCTGACTTTACCCTGGACATCACTGAAGACGATATAAGCCAGCTCTCAGCCAGCATCATGTCACCCGCAGGCAATAATGTTCCCTGTTTGCTGAGAACACAACCTGACAGCCATCTGG GTGTATCATTCATCCCCAGAGAAACTGGTGAGCATCTGGTCAGCATCATGAAGGACGGTGAGCATGTGAGCAACAGTCCCATCTCTCTTTCCATCAGTCAGGCGGAGATGGGAGATAGCAGCAAGGTGAAAGCCTTCGGCCCCGGCTTACATACAGGGCACACCTTCTGCACATCTGAATTTGTGGTTGACACTTGGGATGCAG GATATGGTGGGCTAACAGTTGTAATTGAGGGTCCCAGTAAGGTAGATGTTCACACTGAGGAGCTGGAGCACGGAACCTGCAATATATCGTACTGCCCAATCAAGGCTGGGAATTACAAAATCTCCATTAAATTCTCTGATGAACACATTCCAG GGAGTCCTTTTACGGCTGTGGTGACAGACCGTGGGCTTATGAGAGAGAACATCACCTACAACCAGAAAGCCGCTCCTATTGCTAGCATTGGGAGTGAATGCAGCTTAGCCTTCAAAGTCCCAG GTACTGATGCTGAGACGCTGTCTGCTTATGTGCATGAGCCCTCGGGACGTCCAGGAGAGGCAGTTGTTGTTGCCACAGGCAGTGACACCTATGCAGTGAGCTTTCTAGCTAAAGAGATGGGAGTTTATAATGTGACTGTAAATATCCAAGATCAGACAATCCCTGGCTGGCCACTGCAGTACACCGTCGGCCCACTTGGACAGGGAGGATGTGAAAAGGTCCAGGTGTGGGGGCAAGGCCTTCAAAAAGCTTTAGCAAGTGTTCCAG ctgACTTTAATATTTGGTCCCGTGAGGCCGGAGCAGGAACTCTGTCTGTCTCAGTAGAGGGTCCTGGAAAGATTGAGCTCCACTTCGACGATCAGCTGGATGGTTCTTGCATTGTGTCCTACACGGCTCAAGAGCCTG GTGACTATGAGGTTTCAGTCATGTTTGATGAGGAGCATGTTTCTCAAAGCCCTTTCTATGTGTCTGTCAGTGCTGCCACAGATAAGAGTCTCACGCAAGGACAAAATGGCTCTG CTATCGATCATAATCAGATGTGTAACAGTTCTGAGCGACCCTCTCTGTTAGACATGGAGATAAACACAACATCTGACAGCAGTGCTGAGCCAGTTTTCCTGTCTGATGCTAGTAAAGTCATCTGCCATGGCCCAGGCCTGAGTAAGGGCTTTCTAGGACgcaaaaacactttttatgtGGACTGCAGTAAAGCTG GACGAAACCTTCTCTTTGTGGGTATGCATGGCCCCACCGTCCCCTGCGAGCGGGTGTCAATCATTCACGTGGGCGGACATCAGTACAGGATCAACTATGCTGtgaaagaaagaggaaaataCATATTAGCAGTGAAGTGGGGAGATGAACACATCCCTGGATCTCCATTCCATATTACTGTTCTGTGA